The genomic region ACCGAGGCAGGTTGACATGGATCAAGAGTGAGTCATAGACAGATGTGAAGGAGAGAATCCggtaattttccaaaataaaacattgttcagCTCAGATAATAACTAAAACGGAAATAATGTAAGTTATGTGTTCTTTCTGTGCGGCCCGCTATCAATTGACCCAGGCGTTGGGGACCACTGTTCTAATGTACTTAAATGAGAATATAcatataattctttattttgttaattgtttaatgttttagatgctgttttgacccttgagcccaactggtccagtttttttactggagagtctgtgaccttcatatgtgacatgaaggaaggaaaagacacTGATTGGGAATATAAAATCAACAAGGACGGTCGAGAGTTTGTTCCGTACAATTCAAGTTACACAATAGAAACTCTTTCTACAGTCTCCAGTGGTCGATACCAGTGCTCTGGTCACCACAAAAGCTCAAATGATACTAAAACCAGTAACATCATCTCTTTAACTGTATCAGGTGAGTCATCAATGTTTTATCAGCCAAATTAACAGTATTTATGATCCTATTCATTCAGTGTGTAAAGAAGTTTTAGATTATCCAGATACTTTGACAAgaaccattttattttcttctttctaatTTTCTCTCAACACATGCTGCATGTTGGTGCACTGTCATCCAAAATAAGCGTACTATTGACTGTATGTTTTGATGTAAAGTAAGTACTATTGCAGATATAatcatagaaaataaaagagtaaatgacaaagatatactgtacatgatgaAGTTCCCACCTTGATAGATGCACACAATTAGTTTTGATctttcataaaacaaataaagaataaacaaatgaaaatacaaaactgaagtaaaaagaaaagttcacaATGTCGTATggtagaaggacagaggagatCAAATGTGCAGATTCCAAAAGTCTTTGAAGAAATTTTGTTATATTTGGTTCTATGAAGAAAACTGATTGGATTTgaattgttttatgttttatattgtgatGAAAAATGACACAGAGCTAACAAAAGAACACATTTGTTATTTCTTGTTACATGtactttttatataatttccatctgaataatttacatgttttgttattttataccAACAGATAAACCCAACATCAAACTGACAGCAGGtccaacaatcataccagtaggaggcagagtgaacctgagctgctctgtggacgactctgatggttggaaatatgactggttcagacgaacctcaaactctaatgaagctcaggttgatggtgaagaaaacagagatatcagagtctcacaaggaggaatctacaggtgcagaggaagaagaggaaaaccagtttactacactgattacagtgatgaggtcactgttgagataactggtgagtttgattattacatttagaaaatgtatttatctgtttttactATTGTGGAGTCTCTGTGACACAAAACTGGTGTCAGATCTTTAGTGGAGAgaagatcagatattttgatTAGATCTTTTGACGTGCGCCTCACTTGTACGtagttttggataaaagcatctgccaaatgactaaatataaatttaaatgtaagatcactgtcagatgtgagatccagggaggtggagacactgagtgggatcatgaatggaaaacacctcagtcaacttcacatcagacacatgttaattactggactctcagtgtttctgagtccagcagtggaaactacatgtgtaggggcagaaacagaagagtAGAAACTATTTCACTGATCAGTACGTCTGCTATAGTCAGACACAGGAGTGAGGGAATAAGTGAAGGGAAGATGACAAACACTACTACATTctccaaaaaacacatttcatgttcCTGTCTACTCTGTTTTTGATGATATTTGTAAGAACCCAATACACACTCGGGGATTCAAGAGCAGGAGTCAACAGGATAGGCAGTGTTGAATGAGATTTCTTAACAgtaatcaaagcaaaatgcaaaacaaatacaaataaagagcagacagacagaggaaacaaaacaacagaaaacactcagTGCTGAAGGCAGGAGGAAAAACTagtaaagcaaaacaaaaagcgCTCACTACAAAAAGGTCAGAGAACACAGAACAACGATAAACGCTCACTATCTATGAGggaataataaatgataagaaaacaaaatactcACTACAGAAGGTAGGAGGAACAGGCAatcaataagaaaacaaaatacttaCTACTAATCGTAGGAGgaacagacaaaccaaaaaagaaaacctaacTGACTAAAGACTAGACTAACTCAAATCTAACAAACTGCGAGACTAACAGACAAGAGAAAGAGCTAGAGGTCTGGGAAACAAACGAACTGGGAACAACAGACATGAGGGAGATTATAAACAGGAGTAaagggatgatgatgatgaagagcagGTGTGTTGACCGGTGCAAGCTGAGGAATTAGAAACCAAGACCGGAGACAGACTGAGGAACGACTCTGCTGGCAGTGAGGAGAACTGCAgggacacatacagacatgagatgaaagaacacaaaaaataaaagataaccaagagaaagaagaaaaaacaacttctgATAATATTTGATATGATATTAAATCTATAAAGACATTTGTAATAACTGTATTAGTTTTACTAAACTGATCCGTTTCTCAGTCTCTTATATAATAAAGTAGCATCAATCTGTTTTCATCTTAAATCCTCTTctaactgtttgtgtgtttcatttttcactgtgaACTAAACAGCAAATAAACCTCGAGCCTCACTCACAGCAGACAGTAAAGTCataacagcaggaggaggaggcagagtgagactgagctgctctgtggacgagtCTAACAGCTGGAAATACGACTGGTTCAAACGTGAATCAGAGTCTTCAGCAGCTCAGGTCATAAAATATAAAGGACCAGACACTATGAGTATTTCAGATGGAGGCATGTATCACtgtagaggaggaagaggaaacccAGTTTACTACACAGAGGACAGTGCTGCAGTCACTGTTTGGAAAACAGGTGAagatgtttggtttttaaaaataaaataacattcatCCATCACCATCTCAGTATGACTCAAAAAGTAAAGgttattatatttgtgtttttattcttactgtgtttctctcatGGATAAAAGTTTCCAACAAGGCTGTTGTGAAAATGCAGAACGACTGGTCTCAGATATTCAGAGGAGAGACGATAACTCTGACATGTGAGATCCAGGAtggtggagacactgagtgggaatatgaatggaaaacaaGCAGCTCAGAAACTTCTCCAAAACAAAGGGAACGTTGGATTTTCACAGCTTCTGCTTCCAGTGGAGGAAACTACTGGTGTCAGGGTAAAGTGAAGATGGACTTTTATTTCCCAACAGAATGGAGTGATCCCCTCAGACTGACAGTGACACGTGAGTCTTATTTACAGTGTTAAGGTTGTAAATATTCAACAACTCATAAAAGATTTCAGGAATTAGTCTGCCTTTTAGGACTGATCAGTACGTCTGCTACAGTCAGACACAGGAGTGAGGGAATAAGTGAAGGGAAGATGACAAACACTACTGtgatacaaaaaacacatttcatgttcCTGTCTACTCTGTTTTTGAGGATATTTGTAAGAACCCAATACACACTCAGGGATTTAAGAGCAGGAGCCAACAGGATAGGCAGTGTTGAATGAGATTTCTTAACAgtaatcaaagcaaaatgcaaaacaaatacaaataaagagcagacagacagaggaaacaaaacaacagaaaacactcagTGCTGAAGGCAGGAGGAAAAACTagtaaagcaaaacaaaaagcgCTCACTAGAAAAAGGTAGGAGAACACAGAACAACGATAAACGCTCACTATCTATGAGGGAATAATAaatgatgagaaaacaaaacactcactAAAGACGGTAGGAGGAACAGGCAATCAATAAGGAAACAAAACGCTTACTACTAATCGTAGGAGgaacagacaaaccaaaaaagaaaacctaacTGACTAAAGACTGGACTAACTCAAACCTAATGAACTGCGAGACTAACAGACAAGAGAAAGAGCTAGAGGTCTGGGAAACAAACGAACTGGGAACAACAGACATGAGGGAGATTATAAACAGGAGTAaagggatgatgatgatgaagagcagGTGTGTTGACCGGTGCAAGCTGAGGAATTAGAAACTAAGACCGGAGACAGACTGAGGTAGAGGAACGACTCTGCTGGCAGTGAGGAGAACTGCAgggacacatacagacatgagatgaaagaacacaaaaaataaaagataaccaagagaaagaagaaaaaaccaAATTCTGATAATATTTGATATGATATTAAATCTATAAAGACATTTGTAATAACTGTATTAGGTTTACTAAACTGATCCGTTTCTCGGTCTCTTATATAATAAAGTAGCATCAATCTGTTTTCATCTTAAATCCTCTTCTAactatttgtgtgtttcattttttattgtgaacTAAACAGCAAATAAACCTCGAGCCTCACTCACAGCAGACAGTAGAGTcataacagcagcaggaggaggcagagtgagactgagctgctctgtggacgagtCTAACAGCTGGAAATACGACTGGTTCCAACGTGAATCAGAGTCTTCAGCAGCTCAGATCATAAAAGATAAAGGACCAGACACTATGAGTATTTCAGATGGAGGCATGTATCACtgtagaggaggaagaggaaacccAGTTTACTACACAGAGAACAGTACTGCAGTCACTGTTTGGAAAAGAGGTGAAtgatgtttggtttttaaaaataaaataacattcatCCATCACCATCTCAGTATGACTCAAAAAGTAaaggtttttatatttgtgtttttattcttactgtgtttctctcatGGATAAAAGTTTCCAACAAGGCTGTTGTGAAAATGCAGAACAACTGGTCTCAGATATTCAGAGGAGAGACGATAACTCTGACATGTGAGATCCAGGAcggtggagacactgagtgggaatatgaatggaaaacaaGCAGCTCAGAAACTTCTCCAAAACAAAGGAAACGTTGGATTTTCGCAGCTTCTGCTTCCAGTCGAGGAAACTACTGGTGTCAGGGTAAAGTGAAGATGGACTTTTATTTCCCAACAGAATGGAGTGATCCTCTCAGACTAACAGTGACACGTGAGTCTTATTTACAGTGTTAAGGTTGTAAATATTCAACAACTCATAAAAGACTTCAGGAATTAGTCTGCCTCTCAGGACAGATCAGTAAAGTCACATTTCAAAGAGAGtgttacatttgaaatataCCTGATTAAACAATTCTTAAAGAGGAAATATCAAAATGCAGATTACAAGTTAGCTGTAGTAtcattaaaattacaatatCTAGTTTATAGTGCATTGTTCTCATTTTTAACAACATCTATTTactctttttaaaaatttatTATTTGTTCTAATCTGAACAGAATCTAAACCACAGTCCGAACTGAGAGCTGACAGGACAGACGTTCcagtagggggcagtgtgactctgagctgctctgtgaatccatcatctggttggaaatattcctggtacagaggagatcaatcctctgaactcctgatcagacatgatgatgttttcaagtcaaatggacaaatcagtgtctcacaggaaggacagtactggtgcagaggaggaagaggagaaccagtttactactcccagtacagCCAGTCAGTAAGAATTAACACACTGGGTGAGTTTGACAAGAACATTTGAAACTCACAATGTAGAATAGAAATCTGTCAGaatacaatttaacatctttgttgttcttgtaaatTGTTGAACGTAAACAGTCTCAAACAGGGTGGTTGTGACTCTGCATCCCAACTGCTCTGAGATCTACCATGGAGagatgatcactgtcagatgtgagattcagggaggagacactgagtgggaataTGAATGGGAAACAACCAGCTCCATCAAAccttcaaatcaaaatgaattcaggattagttctgcttcttcatcccacagtggaaactacaggtgtaaaggcagaaagaaaaatgctcaatataaaacaacagagtggagtgatttcatcaaactgacagtgaacaacAGTAAGTCAAGTTATAtgtcattcaaactgaaaatgttaataattcatagagatttacactcatttatttggaagatgatttaatctaaagtgacaagttacaagtgaggtacaaagtcaacaagaacaaatgtttcagttttgttaataaacatttagattttccataGTTAGACCATCTTAAAGTTTCTAATACCTATTACAAGATTATTCAAGTTcagataaattgaatttaatgttgcaCAGTAGACATAACACGTGTTGATACTgagaaaacctgtttccaacagataaaccccagtctgtcctcactgtgtctccatcctggctgagtcctggagcctcagtaactctgaagtgtgaggttgaacatccatctgcaggatggaggttctactggtataagactgttcccaaactgtcagacagactctacagatatgagctgctacctggtagtgacagtggcactgaagaggattcttacatggttcatggacagacacacacagcaggatatgtgtgtagagctggaagaggagaaccagtgtttcacactgaacacagaaaaccaacgtttgtctggtctggaggtcagtttgttcctttgttcctttcttttcatctttatcttccagttatttgtctgtgaccaacatgtaaaatctatgtCAGCAAAGTAATGAACTTTGTAAAGCTGAAGAAATCTCCAGGTATCCTGTGGActtatgatattaataaaaatgagaaatcttttgaagttcttgtttagctctgtataagtcacaacatgtgtgtgtacaacatgttttgtgtttcagattttcctccatcagcgtctctcactgtgagtcctgacagagttcaacacttcacctctgactctgtgtctctgagctgtgaaggaaactctactgagtggagagtgaggaggtttcCTGAGGACAGTTACCTGTCCCCCTGTTCTGACTGGGGGACGATGACTGgatcaacatgtaacattagtggactgaacagttctgcagtgtactggtgtgagtcTGGATCAGGACAGTTCACTAATTCAGTCAACATCACTGGACACAGTGAGTTggattcttttcatttcattactgtTTTTACAGCATCTTCTAAATGCAGTTATATCATTTACTTCTTAGAACTGAGTTGAACACAGTGAAGTTTTTCAGAGTGTAGTTCATGACTCTGCTACATGGTACAGTAGATTAAACAACATGACATCAACAGACAAAAGTCTCACAATTTATAATCTTGGTAGTTTgtctttacagttttctttgttattgtttCTACTTTATAGTGCActgttcaaacagcagctcCCTCTGGTGACCACATTTGGTGACACATCTGATTAGGgctcaaatgataaatgacacaGTATATTGATGTGTCCATATGTCCTGTTCTCTCTAGAGCTGCTGTAACAAGCTGTCGTTTGGCTTCATCCCAGTTGCAGCTTTACTCTTATTCTGTTTCCAAAGAGAGGACAGTTCCATACTGTCTCTTATCAATGGTGAAGATCAGGATTAGTCTGAAGATTTAGTGTCAATCATCACAATTCAAGTCAAGTGTTGGATCATTTATTCCTAGAAACTgtagaaaagctgtttatgtgtCAAAAAGTAACTTATAGTTTGTAAGTATTAGattaaatatcagtaaataaatgtagcatcactctatgtcagcttcttctgcagatgatctctgactgaaacttgttactgtttgactgttttctagATGCAGATATCATCCTGATGAGTCCTGTTCATCCTGTGACTGAGGGacagtctgtttctcttggCTGCAGATTGAAGACAGGACAAAAACTTTCCAACAACgtgtttttctatcaaaatgacaaacttctCCAAAATCATACCAGAGTGGAGctgattatctctgcagtgtcaAAGTCACATGAAGGTTTCTACAAATGTCAACACTCAGGAAAAGAGTCACCACAGAGTTGGATGACAGTGAAGAGTGAGTAAGACAAAAAGTGTCTTAAATGACTTATTTAGTGGACTGTTGTATGAGAAAGAAACATGGTGGACATGTAGATGTAACTGTCGTGGAAATTCAACCCCTAAATCAACAGTTTCATATAATAGTTGTTGTCTTCtttgaaataaagcaaaattaaaaaaataaatgcaagactataaaaaagtaaagaattcCGAGTGATGGggaaatagtttaaaaaaagtgtATGTTTTACAGATTGTTATAACCACTTGATTGTCTTACAAAGACAATCAGATAATAATATGATATgatgtttaattatttcagtttttaccaGGTTGTTAGTTGAAGTTCCAGTTTGTCAGCTGACCTTGTTCCTCAATTCTCATCTGTCACTGATCTCTTTTTATACCTGCCCACCAGTCTACAGCGCTTGGAAGGAGTTGCTTCAAACTATCAACTTGACATTTGTGATGAACTGATAAAAATTTTTGGGTCAAAGGTCATAGGTCAAGGTCACACTGACTTCTTGTTCCTCCCGTTCTTGCGTCCCGTGCTTTgaaggaatttcttcaaatttatTACAAATTTCCAATTGGAGGCAATGATCAACCGATctggccaaaggtcaaagatcaAAGTCATAGCGGATAGTCACCTTCATCCAATCTTTGTGAACTGGTCTAAAATGTGTTGAGgtaatttcttcaaatttagTACAACTACCTACTTGGACTCTCTAAAAAACAGTTTAGATTTTGTTGGCCAAAGGTCAAGGTGACAGTTACCTCATCTTGTATAAACACGTAGTCCTGTTAATGTGCTTAAAACACGTAAAAATTTTATAAAGATCACTATTTCACCCATAAATCAGGTCTTTAGGTTTAGAACCATAACAACTCAGCTGTCAACCAGAATACTGTGGATGTCTGTAATCTTtttcatgtttagttttgtttaggGTTTGATAGTTTTCCAAAAAAGCAGTGTTTGTACGTATTAACAttgctaaatatatttttttaatagcaTGTTGTTGACTGTGTTTAACAAAATGCTATAATTGTAATTTATATCAGGGTACAGACCTGAGAGCTCATCATTTACTGTCCCGTTTGTCTCTGGGCTGGTTGGTGGAATTTTACTGACTGTTTTCctgcagttgctgctgctgtgtttctacAGAAAGATAAACGGTGAGGTCTTTTCTTATTGATGATTTGCTGAAAATCACTGATAAATTCTTAGAAAATTAAATCAACACCAAACAAAGTaataattttagttttgtttttacagatcCATGTTTTAACAGGTTGGTTCAACTGTCTCTTTActtaaacataataatttaaatgtctcttattcagtttacagtatttcctctgtgttttagGCTCATTCAGTCACTGAGCACTGATGAAGTCTCtgctacaaaacaaacagtcaaCCAGAATGAAACTCAAGTTtactcctctcttctccacGGTCAGACTCATTTTCACAACTatttcacactttgtttttgtaagatAAGTTTTGAAAGTAACTAGTTTGaatttcttttgattttaacTTAAATGTAGGTGATGTTTGTGTCTATGAATCGATCAAAGGCTCTGGAAACACTGGAGGTGGTACAGTATAATCTGATTAATCTAGAGCTGTCATCAATTATATGATTATAACTGAATGTGACATTATTCCAAGTAAACCATCTAATAAATACTCTAATACCACAGTTTTGATTGAAGGTGAAGGTTCTGACAAGATAAGTAagtacaaaaaatattaaacatgtaatgatgtataataataatatgtttagtATTGAGTTTGAAACTTACACTATctcatatttgtgttttctatgaTCATCTTAACAGGGACGTGTGATGATACTGAGGAGATCTCTGATTACAGTAATGTGAATACAGCTGAGGCGACAGGTACAAACACTCTACAGCTACTTGGTTATCACTGTTCTAAttctacttcctgaggaagcacaggtcctttaatgtgtgcaacatgatgctgcagatcttctaccagtctgttgtagccagtgtgatattctttgctgtcgtccgctggggcagcagcatcagagccagcgacacaaagaaactgaataagctgatcaggaaagctggctctgtgctgggggcttctctggaacctttagagcaggtggtggagaggaggatgctgcacaaactgtgagcatcatggagaacagctcacatcctctccacagcctgcttatcaaacagcggagcagttttagccagagacttctccagctccgctgtgacaaggaaaggtacaggaagtcatttgtgccaacagccatcagcctgtacaatgactccctaacagagagtcagtgtccacgctgatggtttaacaatgtgtaacttagtcactttacattcaagttctaaagtgtgttttgttgttattactgtctattctgtgtgttattcttgtactgtgtttcgtgtatttttgtgtagattatgttacttaatgttcaaatgtttttgctttgtttgctgctgcaacaccaaaatttccccttggggatcaataaagtatctatctatctatcttaaaTAGCTACGTGGTTATTACTGTTCTAATTAAATAGAACTGTTACTGGCAGACGGGGGGGACATTCACTGAAGACCCAATGTTGATGATgagatgttgtgttgtttttggagGTCTGACTGGCAAGATGAGAACTTTTGTCTTGgaggttgagttgaagatgcTTTTTTCTCATGCAAGCAGAGATGTGTAATGAGATAGTGGAAGGGACAGAGAGTTGTGTTGTCAGCACAGCAATGATGGGAGCCATGTGATTGGATAATGGaacctagggatgtagtatagagTAGTGATGTAGAGGACCAAAAACTGAACCCTGCACGCCAGTGGACAGGgagtgagagttagaaacttgcccctgccaagataccttaaaggttcatCCAGACAAGTAAGACTTAAGCAAGGTCATAGCTGTACCAGTCTGAAATTAGAGAGTATAGACAGGAGGATCTGGAGATTCACAGTGTCAGaggaaaaaagctgcagatagatcaagtaaAATTAGGACAGaagactgagctgcagcttttgcagtccatagggattccacaaccttcagtgtgtgttctgtggTGTGAAGTAATTAAAATACTATTGTTATAAGGTAAAATATTATACATCTATATACAAATATTAACTTAGTAATTGTTATCCAGGAAAATTTTGTAGGTGTTTTGAACatctttaattcaatttaattcagtttatataTATAGCACCAGGGCAGCACActggtgtagtggttagcactgtctcctcacagcaagaaggcCCTGGGTGCTTTTCtatgtggagtttgcatgttctccccatgtctgcGGGTTCTCTCACATCcaatggttgtctgtctctgtatgtctgccaTGTGATGGACTGACAACATGTCTAGGGTGTACCCTACCTCTCGCCCAATGATGGCTTGGATAGGCTCCAGCAGCTTCAATaacccttcagaggacaagtg from Anabas testudineus chromosome 18, fAnaTes1.2, whole genome shotgun sequence harbors:
- the LOC117153011 gene encoding Fc receptor-like protein 5 — protein: VLTLEPNWSSFFTGESVTFICDMKEGKDTDWEYKINKDGREFVPYNSSYTIETLSTVSSGRYQCSGHHKSSNDTKTSNIISLTVSDKPNIKLTAGPTIIPVGGRVNLSCSVDDSDGWKYDWFRRTSNSNEAQVDGEENRDIRVSQGGIYRCRGRRGKPVYYTDYSDEVTVEITVSNKAVVKMQNDWSQIFRGETITLTCEIQDGGDTEWEYEWKTSSSETSPKQRERWIFTASASSGGNYWCQGKVKMDFYFPTEWSDPLRLTVTLSNRVVVTLHPNCSEIYHGEMITVRCEIQGGDTEWEYEWETTSSIKPSNQNEFRISSASSSHSGNYRCKGRKKNAQYKTTEWSDFIKLTVNNSKSNKPQSVLTVSPSWLSPGASVTLKCEVEHPSAGWRFYWYKTVPKLSDRLYRYELLPGSDSGTEEDSYMVHGQTHTAGYVCRAGRGEPVFHTEHRKPTFVWSGDFPPSASLTVSPDRVQHFTSDSVSLSCEGNSTEWRVRRFPEDSYLSPCSDWGTMTGSTCNISGLNSSAVYWCESGSGQFTNSVNITGHNADIILMSPVHPVTEGQSVSLGCRLKTGQKLSNNVFFYQNDKLLQNHTRVELIISAVSKSHEGFYKCQHSGKESPQSWMTVKRYRPESSSFTVPFVSGLVGGILLTVFLQLLLLCFYRKINGEVFSY